In Synechococcus sp. UW69, the following are encoded in one genomic region:
- a CDS encoding RNA-binding protein, producing MSIRLYIGNLPQTFEEQELVALLKSVGEGIRFKSVLDRETGSCRGFGFANVDDAKVADAVIEQLNGKEFGGSTLRIERSERRDNNAGGNRRGAPNAAGQPQVARKAVNKVVHSDEKSEGAPDPRWAGELSKLKDLLADQKTAV from the coding sequence ATGAGCATCCGCCTGTACATCGGCAACCTGCCGCAGACCTTTGAAGAACAGGAGCTGGTGGCTCTGCTCAAGTCAGTGGGAGAGGGGATTCGGTTCAAGTCGGTTCTCGACCGCGAAACCGGCAGCTGCCGTGGATTCGGCTTTGCCAATGTCGACGACGCCAAGGTCGCCGATGCAGTGATTGAACAGCTGAACGGCAAAGAGTTCGGTGGCAGCACCCTGCGGATCGAGCGTTCCGAACGACGGGACAACAACGCCGGTGGCAACCGTCGTGGAGCCCCCAATGCTGCAGGACAGCCTCAAGTGGCCCGCAAAGCGGTGAACAAGGTGGTTCACAGTGACGAGAAGAGCGAAGGCGCTCCCGACCCCCGCTGGGCCGGTGAGCTGTCCAAGCTCAAGGACCTGCTGGCCGACCAGAAGACGGCAGTCTGA
- a CDS encoding NAD(P)H-quinone oxidoreductase subunit M produces the protein MADTLLKCTTRHVRLYTAALQDEDLVPSDDQLTLDLDPDNEFLWDDASLTKVQGRFKELVDAAAGGELSDYTLRRIGTDLEGFIRQLLQAGELSYNTDGRVQNFSMGLPRTPELL, from the coding sequence TTGGCTGACACCCTTCTGAAGTGCACCACCCGCCACGTGCGCCTGTACACAGCGGCCCTCCAGGATGAAGATCTCGTCCCTTCGGACGACCAACTCACCTTGGATCTGGATCCCGACAATGAATTCCTGTGGGACGACGCCAGCCTCACCAAGGTGCAAGGACGCTTCAAGGAACTGGTGGATGCCGCGGCCGGCGGCGAACTGAGTGACTACACCCTGCGCCGCATCGGCACCGACCTGGAGGGATTCATCCGGCAGCTGCTGCAGGCAGGAGAACTGAGCTACAACACCGATGGCCGTGTGCAGAACTTCTCCATGGGCCTGCCCCGCACCCCTGAACTGTTGTGA
- a CDS encoding Ycf34 family protein has product MCICVDCSWVDRCQAYHAVERQHGVPHLAETPDFEPDAPRIHVSVIDLPNGQAGVEWDVRSCSSFKADPGRWRRCCPGQELPR; this is encoded by the coding sequence ATGTGCATCTGCGTGGACTGCAGCTGGGTCGACCGTTGTCAGGCCTATCACGCAGTTGAGCGTCAGCATGGCGTTCCGCATCTTGCTGAGACCCCGGATTTTGAGCCAGATGCGCCGAGAATTCACGTGTCGGTGATCGATCTCCCCAATGGTCAGGCCGGGGTTGAGTGGGATGTTCGGTCCTGCTCAAGCTTTAAGGCAGATCCCGGTCGATGGCGGCGTTGCTGTCCAGGACAGGAGTTGCCCCGATGA
- a CDS encoding DUF3172 domain-containing protein: MTRSRYDRGSRGPRDSRYDRSERDRYDPPQRGGYGRPPGPPPGGGSQGPFQFSTLTVAVLAGVLVVGIGIGSAVTSTTQGDQGNIASSQQLDMAVPDPEFCRQWGASAFVMDIEMYTTLNPSSSFVTQPTLQPGCVIRRENWSVLRKEGAISSEQERECKQRMNTFAYIGSVRDKPVVRCVYQTDITQNKFLTRGVADDSVGLTPEADQF; encoded by the coding sequence GTGACCCGCTCGCGGTACGACCGAGGTAGTCGCGGGCCACGGGACAGCCGTTACGACCGGTCTGAGCGGGATCGTTACGACCCCCCGCAGCGTGGTGGATACGGGCGACCACCAGGTCCCCCACCGGGAGGTGGATCTCAGGGCCCCTTCCAATTCAGCACCCTCACCGTGGCCGTTTTGGCTGGCGTTCTTGTGGTGGGAATCGGCATCGGCAGTGCTGTCACCAGCACGACTCAAGGTGACCAGGGCAACATCGCCAGTTCCCAGCAACTGGATATGGCTGTGCCAGACCCGGAATTCTGCCGGCAGTGGGGGGCGAGCGCCTTCGTCATGGACATCGAGATGTACACAACGCTCAACCCTTCCAGCAGCTTCGTGACCCAGCCAACGCTGCAACCGGGTTGCGTCATCCGCCGGGAAAACTGGTCGGTGCTGCGCAAGGAGGGGGCCATCAGCTCCGAGCAGGAGCGTGAATGCAAGCAACGGATGAACACCTTTGCCTACATCGGCTCTGTGCGGGACAAACCTGTGGTGCGCTGCGTTTACCAAACCGACATCACTCAGAACAAATTCCTGACCCGGGGCGTGGCTGACGACTCGGTCGGTTTGACCCCAGAAGCAGATCAGTTCTGA
- the tsaB gene encoding tRNA (adenosine(37)-N6)-threonylcarbamoyltransferase complex dimerization subunit type 1 TsaB: MTALPLLLALHSCSDRFGMALLDPEQPGAGPLVQVHPDGRGLSNSLISRVQALLPPERWPQLQGLAVATGPGGFTGTRLTVVMARTLAQQLDCPLLGVSSYALMAPRLESQLLGSNHGQPFWITQELPRRGVVGGQYQVTAGQVHELSLPTLLPEGCSPKPALGAQLDVAEDVARLLQLLKRSHAAGAALPWAKVLPIYPTSPVGQV; encoded by the coding sequence ATGACGGCCTTGCCGCTGCTGCTCGCCTTGCACAGCTGTTCGGATCGTTTTGGCATGGCGCTGCTGGATCCTGAGCAGCCTGGAGCAGGACCGCTCGTGCAGGTTCATCCGGATGGACGGGGGCTGTCTAACAGTTTGATTTCGCGCGTTCAGGCGCTCCTCCCCCCTGAGCGTTGGCCTCAATTGCAGGGCCTTGCCGTGGCGACGGGGCCCGGCGGCTTCACCGGCACCCGCCTGACGGTGGTGATGGCGCGCACCCTGGCGCAACAGCTGGATTGCCCTCTGCTCGGAGTAAGCAGTTACGCCTTGATGGCGCCACGCCTGGAGTCGCAACTGCTCGGATCGAATCATGGGCAACCGTTCTGGATCACTCAGGAGTTGCCCCGCAGGGGGGTGGTTGGTGGTCAGTACCAGGTCACCGCGGGGCAGGTCCACGAACTCAGCCTGCCGACGTTGTTGCCGGAGGGATGCTCTCCCAAGCCAGCCCTTGGGGCTCAACTCGATGTGGCTGAGGATGTGGCGCGCCTGTTGCAGCTGTTGAAACGCAGTCATGCCGCTGGCGCTGCGCTGCCCTGGGCCAAGGTCTTGCCGATCTATCCCACCTCTCCTGTTGGACAGGTCTGA
- the fabD gene encoding ACP S-malonyltransferase, producing the protein MAIAWVFPGQGSQKVGMAEALLSIDGSRERFATASELLGRDLLAICQGESGGGDGPDDLNDTRNTQPALFVIESLLADNLQQQGREPALVAGHSLGELVALYSAGVFGLDTGLQLMKTRSELMASAGGGAMTAVIGFDRGQLDDLVAATEGVSIANDNSDAQVVISGAPEAVQSVSEALKCKRAIPLVVSGAFHSPFMAEAAERFAAALDQVPFQDARVPVLSNSAASASTSADELKQRLKQQMTTGVRWRETMAAMTDSGVDTLVEIGPGNVLSGLAKRSMSGVTTAQIAGAGDLGQ; encoded by the coding sequence ATGGCGATCGCCTGGGTCTTTCCCGGTCAGGGCTCTCAAAAGGTGGGCATGGCAGAAGCGCTGCTCAGCATCGATGGCAGCCGCGAACGTTTCGCCACAGCCTCCGAACTGCTGGGGCGCGACCTCTTGGCGATCTGCCAGGGCGAAAGCGGCGGCGGTGATGGACCGGATGATCTCAACGACACCCGCAACACCCAGCCCGCCCTGTTCGTGATCGAATCGCTGCTGGCCGACAACCTGCAGCAGCAGGGCCGCGAGCCTGCACTGGTGGCCGGCCACAGCCTGGGCGAGCTGGTCGCCCTCTATAGCGCTGGTGTGTTTGGGCTGGACACCGGCCTGCAGCTGATGAAAACCCGCTCAGAACTGATGGCGAGCGCTGGGGGCGGTGCCATGACGGCCGTGATCGGCTTCGATCGCGGTCAGCTGGACGACCTGGTGGCTGCCACGGAGGGCGTCAGCATCGCCAACGACAACAGCGATGCCCAAGTGGTGATCTCCGGCGCTCCAGAGGCCGTGCAGAGCGTGAGTGAAGCCCTGAAATGCAAGCGCGCGATCCCTCTGGTCGTTTCCGGGGCTTTCCACTCTCCTTTCATGGCAGAGGCTGCTGAGCGCTTTGCCGCTGCACTGGACCAGGTGCCATTCCAAGATGCCCGCGTTCCGGTGCTCAGCAACAGCGCTGCCAGCGCCAGCACCAGCGCTGACGAGCTCAAACAACGCCTGAAGCAACAGATGACAACAGGGGTGCGCTGGCGAGAAACCATGGCGGCCATGACCGACAGCGGCGTCGACACCCTGGTGGAAATCGGACCGGGGAACGTGCTCAGTGGCCTGGCGAAACGCAGCATGAGTGGCGTGACCACCGCCCAAATCGCCGGGGCGGGAGACCTCGGACAGTGA
- a CDS encoding LysR family transcriptional regulator → MADLPFTLDQLRILRAIVSEGSFKKAADSLYVTQPAVSLQIQNLEKQLEVSLFDRGGRKAQLTEAGHLLLSYCDRILSQCHEACRALDDLHNLKGGSLIVGASQTTGTYLMPRMIGLFRQKYPEVSVQLQVHSTRRTGWSVANGQIDLAIIGGELPAELNELLQVVPYASDELALVLPVKHPLARLAELTKEDLYRLGFVCLDAQSTTRKMVDQLLARSGLDVQRLRIDMELNSLEAIKNAVQAGLGAAFVPVVSIERELSAGTIHRPQVADLQVRRQLKLITHPARYCSRASVAFRNDVLPVFASADSPIRQAPKAVPEVRGEPLIQN, encoded by the coding sequence GTGGCCGATCTGCCGTTCACCCTCGACCAACTGCGGATCCTTCGCGCGATTGTTAGCGAGGGCAGCTTCAAGAAAGCCGCCGACAGTCTTTACGTCACCCAGCCCGCCGTCAGCCTTCAGATCCAGAACCTGGAGAAGCAACTGGAGGTGTCGCTGTTCGATCGCGGCGGGCGCAAGGCACAGCTAACGGAAGCCGGCCATTTGCTGCTGAGTTACTGCGACCGCATCCTCAGCCAGTGCCATGAAGCCTGTCGGGCTTTGGATGATCTCCACAACCTCAAAGGTGGGTCCCTGATTGTCGGTGCGAGTCAGACCACCGGCACTTACTTGATGCCTCGGATGATCGGCTTGTTCCGCCAGAAATACCCGGAGGTGTCGGTGCAGCTCCAGGTCCACAGCACCCGGAGAACCGGTTGGAGTGTGGCCAATGGCCAGATCGATCTGGCCATTATTGGCGGTGAATTGCCGGCGGAACTCAATGAACTGCTGCAGGTGGTTCCCTACGCCAGTGACGAGCTCGCGCTTGTGCTGCCGGTGAAACACCCGTTGGCCCGACTGGCTGAACTCACCAAGGAAGACCTCTATCGCCTGGGCTTCGTCTGCCTGGATGCGCAATCGACCACCCGGAAGATGGTCGATCAGCTCCTGGCCCGCTCCGGCCTGGATGTGCAGCGCCTGCGCATCGACATGGAACTGAATTCGCTGGAAGCGATCAAGAATGCAGTTCAGGCGGGCCTTGGTGCCGCCTTTGTTCCCGTGGTGTCGATTGAGCGGGAGTTATCGGCGGGAACGATTCACCGCCCTCAAGTGGCCGATCTGCAGGTGCGGCGCCAGCTCAAGCTGATCACCCATCCCGCCCGCTACTGCTCACGGGCCTCGGTGGCCTTTCGCAATGACGTCTTACCTGTCTTTGCCAGTGCCGACAGCCCCATACGCCAGGCACCAAAAGCTGTGCCTGAAGTGAGGGGGGAGCCGCTGATTCAGAACTGA
- a CDS encoding YdcF family protein: MAGVRTGLLLGAGLMAWLLGPGPLSPYRQALLDRSPPQLVLVLGGDVDRERMGARLARQLDLPLLVSGGSNPEYAEWMLSEERFNPDRVTLDYRARDTLSNFTSVVDELQADGVRHVLLVTSEDHLPRSMAVGQVVAGSRGIQLTGVPVECRTDCMQEGRLKKWSDWLRAVAWVMTGRDLRDAADPDPAEH; the protein is encoded by the coding sequence ATGGCGGGAGTGCGCACAGGGCTGCTGCTGGGTGCCGGCCTCATGGCCTGGCTGCTGGGGCCCGGACCGCTGTCTCCCTATCGCCAGGCTCTGTTGGATCGCAGCCCACCGCAACTCGTTCTTGTGCTTGGAGGTGATGTGGATCGGGAACGCATGGGTGCCCGCTTGGCGCGTCAGCTTGATCTGCCGCTGCTGGTGAGCGGTGGCAGCAATCCTGAGTACGCCGAATGGATGCTCAGTGAAGAGCGCTTCAATCCAGACCGCGTCACCCTCGATTACAGGGCCCGTGACACCCTCAGCAACTTCACCTCTGTCGTGGACGAGCTGCAGGCGGATGGCGTTCGCCATGTCTTGCTGGTGACCAGCGAAGACCACTTGCCCCGCTCGATGGCGGTGGGCCAGGTGGTGGCTGGCAGCCGTGGAATTCAGCTCACCGGAGTTCCCGTGGAGTGCCGTACGGATTGCATGCAGGAGGGTCGCTTGAAGAAATGGAGTGACTGGCTGCGCGCTGTGGCTTGGGTGATGACGGGTCGAGACCTCAGGGATGCTGCGGACCCTGATCCAGCAGAGCATTGA
- a CDS encoding 1-acyl-sn-glycerol-3-phosphate acyltransferase has translation MSQSSLVPTPKPSLTYRLVSNLLVFPVFRLLFRGSTAGNNRVPMQGPLVVVANHGSHLDPPLLGHALGRPVAFMAKAELFSIPLLGRVIRACGAYPVRRGASDREAIRTATARLEEGWATGVFLDGTRQSDGRINNPLPGAALLAARTGAPLLPVAIHNSHRALGTGRSWPRLVPIQLRIGDPIPAPASRRRPDLDATTALLQERINALLDQGPQHP, from the coding sequence GTGAGTCAATCCAGCCTCGTCCCCACACCCAAGCCGAGCTTGACCTACAGGCTGGTCAGCAACCTTCTGGTCTTCCCTGTCTTTCGCTTGCTGTTCCGCGGCTCGACCGCAGGCAATAACCGAGTACCCATGCAAGGGCCTCTCGTGGTGGTGGCCAACCACGGCTCCCATCTGGACCCCCCCTTGCTGGGCCATGCCCTGGGGCGCCCTGTTGCTTTCATGGCGAAGGCAGAACTATTCAGCATCCCGCTGCTGGGACGCGTGATCCGGGCCTGTGGTGCCTACCCCGTCCGGCGGGGTGCCAGCGATCGCGAAGCGATTCGAACCGCGACGGCACGGCTCGAGGAGGGCTGGGCCACCGGCGTTTTCCTGGACGGCACGCGACAAAGCGACGGCCGGATCAACAACCCACTCCCCGGAGCGGCCCTTCTGGCGGCGCGTACAGGCGCCCCACTGCTGCCGGTGGCCATCCATAACAGCCACCGCGCCTTGGGAACGGGGCGCAGCTGGCCGCGGCTGGTGCCCATCCAGCTGCGTATCGGTGACCCCATCCCGGCACCGGCCAGTCGCCGCAGGCCCGATCTGGATGCCACCACCGCCCTGCTGCAGGAACGCATCAATGCTCTGCTGGATCAGGGTCCGCAGCATCCCTGA
- a CDS encoding NnrU family protein has protein sequence MASTHHSSIVMLVLLILFAVIHSGGAALRTRAEAVIGARAWRLIFAAASIPSAVVVIGWFLAHRYDGVRLWNLQGVPGMVPVVWIGTAVSFFFLYPATYNLLEIPAVLKPQVRLYATGIIRISRHPQAIGQILWCLTHGLWIGSSFMLVTCVGLIGHHIFAVWHGDRRSKTRFGEAFDELKANTSIVPFAAVLDGRQQLQWQEFVRPAQLGIAIAVGIFWWAHRFIPTAAGLMRNSALQNLLG, from the coding sequence ATGGCCTCCACCCACCACAGCAGCATCGTGATGTTGGTGCTGCTGATCCTGTTTGCGGTGATTCACAGCGGTGGGGCAGCACTGCGCACCCGAGCTGAGGCCGTGATCGGAGCACGGGCCTGGAGACTGATTTTCGCCGCGGCAAGCATTCCCTCGGCCGTGGTGGTGATCGGATGGTTCCTGGCCCATCGCTACGACGGGGTGCGGCTGTGGAATCTTCAAGGCGTCCCCGGGATGGTGCCTGTGGTGTGGATCGGAACAGCCGTCAGCTTTTTCTTTCTCTACCCAGCCACCTACAACCTGCTGGAGATCCCGGCGGTGCTGAAACCGCAGGTGCGTCTTTACGCCACAGGGATCATCCGCATCAGCCGGCATCCGCAGGCCATCGGTCAAATTCTCTGGTGCCTCACCCACGGCCTCTGGATCGGCAGCAGCTTCATGCTGGTGACCTGCGTGGGCTTAATCGGTCATCACATATTCGCCGTCTGGCATGGCGACCGGCGGTCGAAAACTCGCTTCGGTGAAGCCTTTGATGAACTCAAGGCCAACACCTCCATCGTGCCCTTCGCCGCGGTTCTGGATGGACGCCAGCAGCTCCAGTGGCAGGAATTCGTCCGACCCGCGCAACTCGGCATCGCCATCGCCGTCGGCATCTTTTGGTGGGCCCATCGCTTCATTCCGACCGCTGCAGGGTTGATGCGCAATTCAGCACTCCAGAACCTCCTGGGCTGA
- a CDS encoding phytoene synthase, whose product MPLASLDLDAAFEACRRETAEWAKTFYIGTLLLPPEKRRAIWAIYVWCRRTDELMDSAEAQARPVEELAERLDRWEEKTRALFAGRVEDDLDAVMVDTLERFPQGIQPYLDMIEGQRMDLTWTRYPRFEDLKLYCYRVAGTVGLMTQGVMGVDQAYTSAPWSDCPDTSDAAVALGIANQLTNILRDVGEDRGRGRIYLPQEDLERFGYSEDELMAGTLNSSWRALMRFQLERARDWFARSEAGVRWLSADARWPVWTSLRLYRGILDEIERVDYDVFNHRAYVAKVNKLLDLPRSFLLAQAR is encoded by the coding sequence ATGCCACTCGCCTCCCTGGATCTCGACGCAGCCTTCGAGGCCTGCCGTCGGGAGACTGCTGAGTGGGCCAAGACGTTCTATATCGGCACCTTGCTTCTGCCCCCAGAAAAGCGGCGTGCCATCTGGGCGATTTATGTCTGGTGCCGTCGTACGGATGAGTTGATGGATAGCGCTGAGGCTCAGGCGCGTCCTGTGGAGGAGCTTGCTGAGCGGCTCGACCGCTGGGAGGAGAAAACCCGGGCCTTGTTCGCCGGACGGGTGGAGGACGATCTGGATGCGGTGATGGTGGACACCCTGGAGCGGTTTCCCCAGGGCATCCAGCCTTATCTCGACATGATTGAGGGACAGCGGATGGACCTCACCTGGACCCGCTATCCCCGCTTCGAGGACCTCAAGCTCTACTGCTACCGCGTTGCTGGCACCGTTGGCCTGATGACCCAGGGAGTGATGGGTGTCGATCAGGCCTACACCTCAGCTCCCTGGAGTGACTGCCCAGACACATCCGATGCTGCCGTCGCTTTGGGGATCGCCAACCAGCTCACCAACATCCTTCGGGATGTGGGTGAAGATCGGGGCCGCGGTCGTATCTATCTGCCGCAAGAAGACCTCGAGCGCTTCGGATATTCAGAAGATGAGTTGATGGCAGGAACACTCAACAGTTCCTGGCGTGCCTTGATGCGATTCCAGTTGGAGCGGGCCCGCGACTGGTTTGCGCGTTCTGAAGCCGGGGTGCGCTGGCTCTCCGCCGATGCGCGCTGGCCGGTGTGGACGTCGTTACGGCTCTATCGGGGAATCTTGGATGAGATTGAACGGGTCGATTACGACGTGTTCAATCACCGTGCCTACGTGGCCAAGGTCAACAAACTGCTCGATCTGCCGCGTTCGTTCCTCCTGGCCCAGGCACGCTGA
- the pds gene encoding 15-cis-phytoene desaturase yields the protein MRVAIAGAGLAGLSCAKYLADAGHTPIVVEARDVLGGKVAAWKDEDGDWYETGLHIFFGAYPNMLQLFKELNIEDRLQWKSHSMIFNQQDEPGTYSRFDFPDLPAPVNGVAAILGNNDMLSWPEKISFGLGLVPAMLRGQGYVEECDKYSWTEWLRVHNIPERVNDEVFLAMSKALNFIDPDEISATVVLTALNRFLQEKNGSKMAFLDGAPPERLCQPVVEHIESLGGEVHLDSPLREIKLNEDGSVAAFHIGGLKGKESFDLTADAYVSALPVDPFKLLLPEPWKQMEVFSKLDGLRGVPVINLHLWFDRKLTDIDHLLFSRSPLLSVYADMSITCREYEDPDKSMLELVFAPAKDWIGRPDEEIIEATMGELTKLFPMHFGGENSATLRKYKVVKTPLSVYKTTPGCQQLRPDQTTPIKNFFLAGDYTMQRYLASMEGAVLSGKLCAGAVDRKTGQLASSTSSSEPVTA from the coding sequence ATGCGCGTCGCTATTGCCGGAGCTGGTCTTGCAGGACTCTCCTGTGCCAAATATCTGGCGGATGCCGGCCACACGCCGATCGTCGTCGAAGCCAGGGATGTTCTCGGCGGCAAGGTCGCAGCCTGGAAAGACGAAGACGGCGACTGGTACGAGACCGGCCTGCACATCTTTTTCGGCGCTTACCCCAACATGCTGCAGCTCTTTAAAGAGCTGAACATCGAAGACCGGCTGCAGTGGAAGAGCCACTCGATGATTTTCAATCAGCAGGACGAACCAGGCACCTACAGCCGCTTTGACTTTCCTGATCTGCCAGCCCCTGTGAATGGTGTGGCCGCGATCCTGGGAAACAACGACATGTTGAGCTGGCCTGAGAAAATCAGTTTCGGCCTGGGCCTTGTGCCTGCGATGCTCCGGGGTCAGGGGTATGTCGAAGAGTGCGACAAGTATTCCTGGACCGAGTGGCTGCGGGTCCACAACATTCCCGAACGGGTGAACGATGAAGTGTTTTTAGCGATGAGCAAGGCGCTGAATTTCATCGATCCCGATGAAATCTCTGCCACGGTTGTGCTCACGGCGCTCAATCGTTTCCTGCAGGAGAAGAACGGCTCCAAGATGGCTTTCCTCGATGGCGCGCCCCCGGAGCGGCTTTGCCAGCCGGTGGTCGAGCACATCGAATCACTCGGAGGGGAAGTGCATCTCGATAGTCCCCTGCGGGAGATCAAGCTCAATGAGGATGGTTCTGTAGCGGCCTTCCATATCGGCGGCTTGAAGGGCAAGGAGAGCTTCGATCTCACCGCTGATGCCTATGTCAGTGCATTGCCTGTTGATCCCTTCAAGCTGCTCTTGCCCGAGCCCTGGAAGCAGATGGAGGTCTTCAGCAAGCTCGATGGTCTGCGTGGTGTGCCCGTGATCAACCTGCACCTCTGGTTCGATCGCAAGCTCACCGATATCGACCATCTGTTGTTCAGCCGGTCGCCCCTGCTCAGCGTCTACGCCGACATGAGCATCACTTGCAGGGAGTATGAAGACCCCGACAAGTCAATGCTCGAGCTGGTGTTCGCGCCAGCCAAAGACTGGATTGGTCGTCCTGATGAAGAGATCATCGAGGCCACCATGGGCGAGCTCACAAAGCTGTTCCCGATGCATTTTGGTGGTGAAAATTCCGCGACACTGCGCAAATACAAAGTCGTGAAGACCCCTTTGTCCGTCTACAAAACGACCCCTGGTTGTCAGCAGTTGCGCCCCGATCAGACCACCCCAATCAAGAACTTCTTCCTGGCCGGGGATTACACGATGCAGCGCTATCTCGCATCGATGGAAGGCGCCGTGCTGAGTGGCAAGCTCTGCGCCGGTGCGGTGGACCGCAAGACAGGTCAGCTGGCATCATCAACCTCGTCTAGTGAGCCCGTGACGGCCTGA
- a CDS encoding CCA tRNA nucleotidyltransferase, with protein sequence MVQGSGDALLEQLRARLAPAQWPLPLKRLPKGTALVGGAVRDGLLDRLQDQPDLDLVVPTDAIALTQALAQELHGTCVVLDTERSIARLVLGGWTVDIARQDGACIEDDLWRRDYRLNAIAVSLQPWGQLWDPTGGLNDLQQGCLTAVSETNLTDDPLRLLRGLRLAAEIPLTICSQTMGWIERHASRLPEAAPERILAELQRLVRGEHADAAIATLKSVPLLRPWAAEGQPPAPSDTEGMSKEEIAVALPLARLTALISDDGMIQLRASRALRQRCERLRFWQQRTGLAPECLPETDRLRLHDELERDLPALALQLPMPEKEIWLRRWRDSDDPLFHPRAPIDGNSLVKALEIQPGPLLGRLLHHLKLERAFKRIQTTTEAIEEAKHFLTRESEAL encoded by the coding sequence ATGGTCCAAGGCTCTGGCGACGCACTGCTTGAACAGTTGCGAGCGCGACTGGCTCCAGCGCAATGGCCGCTACCCCTGAAACGGCTCCCCAAAGGCACAGCGCTGGTGGGCGGGGCAGTTCGCGATGGATTGCTCGACCGTCTCCAGGATCAACCCGATCTAGACCTCGTGGTCCCGACCGACGCCATCGCTCTGACCCAGGCCCTAGCCCAGGAGCTCCATGGCACCTGTGTGGTGCTGGACACGGAACGGAGCATTGCTCGGCTGGTGCTCGGAGGCTGGACGGTGGACATCGCCCGACAGGACGGTGCCTGCATCGAAGACGATCTCTGGCGCCGCGACTACCGACTCAATGCCATCGCTGTTTCGCTCCAACCCTGGGGGCAGTTGTGGGACCCCACCGGTGGGCTGAACGATCTCCAACAGGGTTGCCTGACGGCTGTGTCGGAAACCAACCTCACCGACGATCCCTTGCGGCTGCTGCGGGGCTTGCGGCTAGCGGCTGAGATCCCACTCACAATCTGCAGCCAAACCATGGGCTGGATTGAGCGTCATGCCTCACGGCTGCCTGAGGCGGCACCGGAGCGGATCCTCGCGGAACTGCAGCGCCTGGTGCGGGGCGAGCACGCCGATGCGGCGATCGCAACCTTAAAGAGCGTGCCGTTGCTGCGCCCCTGGGCCGCCGAGGGGCAACCTCCAGCGCCCTCTGACACGGAAGGGATGAGCAAGGAGGAAATAGCTGTCGCTCTGCCCTTGGCGCGGCTAACAGCCCTCATCAGTGATGACGGCATGATCCAACTCCGAGCCAGTCGAGCCCTACGCCAACGCTGCGAACGCCTGCGGTTCTGGCAGCAGCGCACCGGCCTGGCACCGGAGTGTCTGCCGGAAACCGATCGACTGAGATTGCATGACGAGCTTGAACGGGATCTTCCCGCCCTTGCCCTGCAACTGCCAATGCCCGAGAAAGAGATCTGGCTGCGGCGATGGCGGGACTCTGACGACCCCCTGTTCCACCCCAGAGCACCCATCGACGGCAACAGCCTGGTCAAGGCTCTGGAGATCCAACCCGGCCCCCTTCTCGGACGTCTGCTGCATCATCTGAAGCTTGAACGCGCCTTCAAGAGGATCCAGACCACGACTGAGGCCATTGAGGAAGCCAAACATTTCTTGACCCGTGAAAGCGAGGCTCTGTGA